A region from the Hippopotamus amphibius kiboko isolate mHipAmp2 chromosome 15, mHipAmp2.hap2, whole genome shotgun sequence genome encodes:
- the TRIM41 gene encoding E3 ubiquitin-protein ligase TRIM41 isoform X1, which yields MAAVAMAPNPVQTLQEEAVCAICLDYFTDPVSIGCGHNFCRVCVTQLWGGEDEEDRDELDREEEEEDGEEEEVEAVGAGGGWDTPMRDEDYEGDMEEEVEEEEEGVFWTSGMGGSNWDNMDYVWEEEDEEEDLDYYLGDMEEDLREEDEEDEEEVLEEDEEEELDPVTPLPPPPVPRRCFTCPQCRKSFPRRSFRPNLQLANMVQVIRQMHPTPGRGSRGHEQGICPKHQEALKLFCEVDEEAICVVCRESRSHKQHSVVPLEEVVQEYKAKLQGHVEPLRKHLEAVQKMKAKEERRVTELKVVSTIPFASSQSQMKSELAAVASEFGRLTRFLAEEQAGLERRLREMHEAQLGRAGAVASRLSEQAAQLSRLLSEAQERSQQGGLRLLQDIKETFNRTRASASWTLSFPSASAFPSGNIMVPPPARSPSSRCEEVQLQPPEVWSPDPCQPHSHDFLTDAIVRKMSRMFCQAARVDLTLDPDTAHPALMLSPDRRGVRLAERRQEVADHSKRFSADCCVLGAQGFRSGRHYWEVEVGGRRGWAVGAARESTHHKEKVGSGGSTVGSGDASSSSRHHHRRRRLHLPQQPLLQREVWCVGTNGKRYQAQSSTEQTLLSPSEKPRRFGVYLDYEAGRLGFYNAETLAHVHTFSAAFLGERVFPFFRVLSKGTRIKLCP from the exons ATGGCTGCCGTTGCTATGGCACCCAACCCTGTGCAGACCCTTCAGGAGGAGGCGGTGTGCGCCATCTGCCTCGATTACTTCACGGACCCCGTGTCCATCGGCTGCGGGCACAACTTCTGCCGAGTGTGTGTAACCCagttgtggggaggggaggatgaagAGGACAGGGACGAGTTAGAccgggaggaagaggaggaggacggagaggaggaggaagtggaggctgtGGGGGCCGGTGGGGGGTGGGACACCCCCATGCGGGATGAAGACTATGAGGGCGACATGGAGGAGGAGGtcgaggaggaagaggagggtgtgtTCTGGACCAGTGGCATGGGCGGGTCCAACTGGGACAACATGGACTACgtgtgggaggaggaggatgaggaggaagaccTGGACTACTACTTGGGGGACATGGAGGAGGACCTgagagaggaggatgaggaggacgaggaggaagtGCTGGAGGAGGACGAGGAAGAGGAGCTAGATCCCgtcacccccctgccccctcctccagtccCTCGGAGGTGCTTCACTTGCCCCCAGTGCCGCAAAAGCTTTCCCAGGCGGAGCTTCCGCCCCAACCTGCAGCTGGCCAACATGGTCCAGGTGATTCGCCAAATGCACCCAACCCCTGGTCGAGGGAGCCGTGGGCACGAGCAGGGCATTTGTCCCAAACACCAAGAAGCCCTGAAGCTCTTCTGCGAGGTGGATGAAGAGGCCATCTGTGTGGTGTGCCGAGAATCCAGGAGCCACAAACAGCACAGCGTGGTGCCATTGGAGGAGGTGGTGCAGGAGTACAAG gccAAACTGCAGGGGCATGTGGAACCGCTGAGGAAGCACTTGGAGGCTGTGCAGAAGATGAAGGCCAAGGAGGAGAGGCGGGTGACAGAGTTGAAG GTGGTATCCACCATCCCCTTTGCATCATCCCAGAGCCAGATGAAGTCAGAACTGGCAGCTGTGGCCTCAGAATTTGGGCGGCTGACACGGTTTCTGGCCGAAGAGCAGGCAGGGCTAGAGCGGCGCCTCCGAGAGATGCACGAAGCTCAGCTGGGGCGCGCGGGAGCAGTGGCCAGCCGCCTCTCCGAGCAGGCTGCCCAGCTGAGCCGCCTGCTGTCTGAGGCCCAAGAGCGGAGCCAGCAGGGGGGCCTGCGGCTGCTCCAG GACATCAAGGAGACTTTCAATAG gaCCCGAGCTTCTGCCTCCTggaccctctccttcccctcagcTTCTGCTTTTCCCTCTGGGAATATTATGGTCCCACCCCCTGCCCGGTCCCCTTCCTCCAGGTGTGAAGAGGTACAGCTGCAACCCCCAGAGGTCTGGTCCCCTGACCCGTGTCAACCCCATAGCCATGACTTCCTGACAGATGCCATCGTGAGGAAAATGAGCCGGATGTTCTGTCAGGCTGCCCGAG TGGACCTGACGCTGGACCCTGACACGGCTCACCCGGCCCTGATGCTGTCCCCCGACCGCCGGGGGGTCCGCCTGGCAGAGCGGCGGCAGGAGGTTGCTGACCATTCCAAGCGCTTCTCGGCAGACTGCTGtgtgctgggggcccagggcttCCGCTCTGGCCGGCACTACTGGGAGGTAGAGGTGGGCGGGCGGCGGGGCTGGGCGGTGGGCGCTGCCCGTGAATCGACCCATCATAAGGAGAAGGTGGGCTCTGGGGGGTCCACTGTGGGCAGCGGGGATGCCAGCTCCTCCTCTCGCCATCACCATCGCCGCCGCCGGCTCCACCTGccccagcagcccctgctccAGCGGGAAGTGTGGTGTGTGGGCACCAATGGCAAACGCTACCAGGCACAGAGCTCAACGGAGCAGACACTGCTGAGCCCAAGTGAGAAACCGCGGCGCTTTGGCGTGTACCTGGACTATGAGGCTGGGCGCCTGGGCTTCTACAATGCGGAGACTCTGGCTCACGTGCACACCTT
- the TRIM41 gene encoding E3 ubiquitin-protein ligase TRIM41 isoform X2: MAAVAMAPNPVQTLQEEAVCAICLDYFTDPVSIGCGHNFCRVCVTQLWGGEDEEDRDELDREEEEEDGEEEEVEAVGAGGGWDTPMRDEDYEGDMEEEVEEEEEGVFWTSGMGGSNWDNMDYVWEEEDEEEDLDYYLGDMEEDLREEDEEDEEEVLEEDEEEELDPVTPLPPPPVPRRCFTCPQCRKSFPRRSFRPNLQLANMVQVIRQMHPTPGRGSRGHEQGICPKHQEALKLFCEVDEEAICVVCRESRSHKQHSVVPLEEVVQEYKAKLQGHVEPLRKHLEAVQKMKAKEERRVTELKSQMKSELAAVASEFGRLTRFLAEEQAGLERRLREMHEAQLGRAGAVASRLSEQAAQLSRLLSEAQERSQQGGLRLLQDIKETFNRTRASASWTLSFPSASAFPSGNIMVPPPARSPSSRCEEVQLQPPEVWSPDPCQPHSHDFLTDAIVRKMSRMFCQAARVDLTLDPDTAHPALMLSPDRRGVRLAERRQEVADHSKRFSADCCVLGAQGFRSGRHYWEVEVGGRRGWAVGAARESTHHKEKVGSGGSTVGSGDASSSSRHHHRRRRLHLPQQPLLQREVWCVGTNGKRYQAQSSTEQTLLSPSEKPRRFGVYLDYEAGRLGFYNAETLAHVHTFSAAFLGERVFPFFRVLSKGTRIKLCP; encoded by the exons ATGGCTGCCGTTGCTATGGCACCCAACCCTGTGCAGACCCTTCAGGAGGAGGCGGTGTGCGCCATCTGCCTCGATTACTTCACGGACCCCGTGTCCATCGGCTGCGGGCACAACTTCTGCCGAGTGTGTGTAACCCagttgtggggaggggaggatgaagAGGACAGGGACGAGTTAGAccgggaggaagaggaggaggacggagaggaggaggaagtggaggctgtGGGGGCCGGTGGGGGGTGGGACACCCCCATGCGGGATGAAGACTATGAGGGCGACATGGAGGAGGAGGtcgaggaggaagaggagggtgtgtTCTGGACCAGTGGCATGGGCGGGTCCAACTGGGACAACATGGACTACgtgtgggaggaggaggatgaggaggaagaccTGGACTACTACTTGGGGGACATGGAGGAGGACCTgagagaggaggatgaggaggacgaggaggaagtGCTGGAGGAGGACGAGGAAGAGGAGCTAGATCCCgtcacccccctgccccctcctccagtccCTCGGAGGTGCTTCACTTGCCCCCAGTGCCGCAAAAGCTTTCCCAGGCGGAGCTTCCGCCCCAACCTGCAGCTGGCCAACATGGTCCAGGTGATTCGCCAAATGCACCCAACCCCTGGTCGAGGGAGCCGTGGGCACGAGCAGGGCATTTGTCCCAAACACCAAGAAGCCCTGAAGCTCTTCTGCGAGGTGGATGAAGAGGCCATCTGTGTGGTGTGCCGAGAATCCAGGAGCCACAAACAGCACAGCGTGGTGCCATTGGAGGAGGTGGTGCAGGAGTACAAG gccAAACTGCAGGGGCATGTGGAACCGCTGAGGAAGCACTTGGAGGCTGTGCAGAAGATGAAGGCCAAGGAGGAGAGGCGGGTGACAGAGTTGAAG AGCCAGATGAAGTCAGAACTGGCAGCTGTGGCCTCAGAATTTGGGCGGCTGACACGGTTTCTGGCCGAAGAGCAGGCAGGGCTAGAGCGGCGCCTCCGAGAGATGCACGAAGCTCAGCTGGGGCGCGCGGGAGCAGTGGCCAGCCGCCTCTCCGAGCAGGCTGCCCAGCTGAGCCGCCTGCTGTCTGAGGCCCAAGAGCGGAGCCAGCAGGGGGGCCTGCGGCTGCTCCAG GACATCAAGGAGACTTTCAATAG gaCCCGAGCTTCTGCCTCCTggaccctctccttcccctcagcTTCTGCTTTTCCCTCTGGGAATATTATGGTCCCACCCCCTGCCCGGTCCCCTTCCTCCAGGTGTGAAGAGGTACAGCTGCAACCCCCAGAGGTCTGGTCCCCTGACCCGTGTCAACCCCATAGCCATGACTTCCTGACAGATGCCATCGTGAGGAAAATGAGCCGGATGTTCTGTCAGGCTGCCCGAG TGGACCTGACGCTGGACCCTGACACGGCTCACCCGGCCCTGATGCTGTCCCCCGACCGCCGGGGGGTCCGCCTGGCAGAGCGGCGGCAGGAGGTTGCTGACCATTCCAAGCGCTTCTCGGCAGACTGCTGtgtgctgggggcccagggcttCCGCTCTGGCCGGCACTACTGGGAGGTAGAGGTGGGCGGGCGGCGGGGCTGGGCGGTGGGCGCTGCCCGTGAATCGACCCATCATAAGGAGAAGGTGGGCTCTGGGGGGTCCACTGTGGGCAGCGGGGATGCCAGCTCCTCCTCTCGCCATCACCATCGCCGCCGCCGGCTCCACCTGccccagcagcccctgctccAGCGGGAAGTGTGGTGTGTGGGCACCAATGGCAAACGCTACCAGGCACAGAGCTCAACGGAGCAGACACTGCTGAGCCCAAGTGAGAAACCGCGGCGCTTTGGCGTGTACCTGGACTATGAGGCTGGGCGCCTGGGCTTCTACAATGCGGAGACTCTGGCTCACGTGCACACCTT
- the TRIM41 gene encoding E3 ubiquitin-protein ligase TRIM41 isoform X4 yields the protein MAAVAMAPNPVQTLQEEAVCAICLDYFTDPVSIGCGHNFCRVCVTQLWGGEDEEDRDELDREEEEEDGEEEEVEAVGAGGGWDTPMRDEDYEGDMEEEVEEEEEGVFWTSGMGGSNWDNMDYVWEEEDEEEDLDYYLGDMEEDLREEDEEDEEEVLEEDEEEELDPVTPLPPPPVPRRCFTCPQCRKSFPRRSFRPNLQLANMVQVIRQMHPTPGRGSRGHEQGICPKHQEALKLFCEVDEEAICVVCRESRSHKQHSVVPLEEVVQEYKAKLQGHVEPLRKHLEAVQKMKAKEERRVTELKSQMKSELAAVASEFGRLTRFLAEEQAGLERRLREMHEAQLGRAGAVASRLSEQAAQLSRLLSEAQERSQQGGLRLLQDIKETFNRCEEVQLQPPEVWSPDPCQPHSHDFLTDAIVRKMSRMFCQAARVDLTLDPDTAHPALMLSPDRRGVRLAERRQEVADHSKRFSADCCVLGAQGFRSGRHYWEVEVGGRRGWAVGAARESTHHKEKVGSGGSTVGSGDASSSSRHHHRRRRLHLPQQPLLQREVWCVGTNGKRYQAQSSTEQTLLSPSEKPRRFGVYLDYEAGRLGFYNAETLAHVHTFSAAFLGERVFPFFRVLSKGTRIKLCP from the exons ATGGCTGCCGTTGCTATGGCACCCAACCCTGTGCAGACCCTTCAGGAGGAGGCGGTGTGCGCCATCTGCCTCGATTACTTCACGGACCCCGTGTCCATCGGCTGCGGGCACAACTTCTGCCGAGTGTGTGTAACCCagttgtggggaggggaggatgaagAGGACAGGGACGAGTTAGAccgggaggaagaggaggaggacggagaggaggaggaagtggaggctgtGGGGGCCGGTGGGGGGTGGGACACCCCCATGCGGGATGAAGACTATGAGGGCGACATGGAGGAGGAGGtcgaggaggaagaggagggtgtgtTCTGGACCAGTGGCATGGGCGGGTCCAACTGGGACAACATGGACTACgtgtgggaggaggaggatgaggaggaagaccTGGACTACTACTTGGGGGACATGGAGGAGGACCTgagagaggaggatgaggaggacgaggaggaagtGCTGGAGGAGGACGAGGAAGAGGAGCTAGATCCCgtcacccccctgccccctcctccagtccCTCGGAGGTGCTTCACTTGCCCCCAGTGCCGCAAAAGCTTTCCCAGGCGGAGCTTCCGCCCCAACCTGCAGCTGGCCAACATGGTCCAGGTGATTCGCCAAATGCACCCAACCCCTGGTCGAGGGAGCCGTGGGCACGAGCAGGGCATTTGTCCCAAACACCAAGAAGCCCTGAAGCTCTTCTGCGAGGTGGATGAAGAGGCCATCTGTGTGGTGTGCCGAGAATCCAGGAGCCACAAACAGCACAGCGTGGTGCCATTGGAGGAGGTGGTGCAGGAGTACAAG gccAAACTGCAGGGGCATGTGGAACCGCTGAGGAAGCACTTGGAGGCTGTGCAGAAGATGAAGGCCAAGGAGGAGAGGCGGGTGACAGAGTTGAAG AGCCAGATGAAGTCAGAACTGGCAGCTGTGGCCTCAGAATTTGGGCGGCTGACACGGTTTCTGGCCGAAGAGCAGGCAGGGCTAGAGCGGCGCCTCCGAGAGATGCACGAAGCTCAGCTGGGGCGCGCGGGAGCAGTGGCCAGCCGCCTCTCCGAGCAGGCTGCCCAGCTGAGCCGCCTGCTGTCTGAGGCCCAAGAGCGGAGCCAGCAGGGGGGCCTGCGGCTGCTCCAG GACATCAAGGAGACTTTCAATAG GTGTGAAGAGGTACAGCTGCAACCCCCAGAGGTCTGGTCCCCTGACCCGTGTCAACCCCATAGCCATGACTTCCTGACAGATGCCATCGTGAGGAAAATGAGCCGGATGTTCTGTCAGGCTGCCCGAG TGGACCTGACGCTGGACCCTGACACGGCTCACCCGGCCCTGATGCTGTCCCCCGACCGCCGGGGGGTCCGCCTGGCAGAGCGGCGGCAGGAGGTTGCTGACCATTCCAAGCGCTTCTCGGCAGACTGCTGtgtgctgggggcccagggcttCCGCTCTGGCCGGCACTACTGGGAGGTAGAGGTGGGCGGGCGGCGGGGCTGGGCGGTGGGCGCTGCCCGTGAATCGACCCATCATAAGGAGAAGGTGGGCTCTGGGGGGTCCACTGTGGGCAGCGGGGATGCCAGCTCCTCCTCTCGCCATCACCATCGCCGCCGCCGGCTCCACCTGccccagcagcccctgctccAGCGGGAAGTGTGGTGTGTGGGCACCAATGGCAAACGCTACCAGGCACAGAGCTCAACGGAGCAGACACTGCTGAGCCCAAGTGAGAAACCGCGGCGCTTTGGCGTGTACCTGGACTATGAGGCTGGGCGCCTGGGCTTCTACAATGCGGAGACTCTGGCTCACGTGCACACCTT
- the TRIM41 gene encoding E3 ubiquitin-protein ligase TRIM41 isoform X3, protein MAAVAMAPNPVQTLQEEAVCAICLDYFTDPVSIGCGHNFCRVCVTQLWGGEDEEDRDELDREEEEEDGEEEEVEAVGAGGGWDTPMRDEDYEGDMEEEVEEEEEGVFWTSGMGGSNWDNMDYVWEEEDEEEDLDYYLGDMEEDLREEDEEDEEEVLEEDEEEELDPVTPLPPPPVPRRCFTCPQCRKSFPRRSFRPNLQLANMVQVIRQMHPTPGRGSRGHEQGICPKHQEALKLFCEVDEEAICVVCRESRSHKQHSVVPLEEVVQEYKAKLQGHVEPLRKHLEAVQKMKAKEERRVTELKVVSTIPFASSQSQMKSELAAVASEFGRLTRFLAEEQAGLERRLREMHEAQLGRAGAVASRLSEQAAQLSRLLSEAQERSQQGGLRLLQDIKETFNRCEEVQLQPPEVWSPDPCQPHSHDFLTDAIVRKMSRMFCQAARVDLTLDPDTAHPALMLSPDRRGVRLAERRQEVADHSKRFSADCCVLGAQGFRSGRHYWEVEVGGRRGWAVGAARESTHHKEKVGSGGSTVGSGDASSSSRHHHRRRRLHLPQQPLLQREVWCVGTNGKRYQAQSSTEQTLLSPSEKPRRFGVYLDYEAGRLGFYNAETLAHVHTFSAAFLGERVFPFFRVLSKGTRIKLCP, encoded by the exons ATGGCTGCCGTTGCTATGGCACCCAACCCTGTGCAGACCCTTCAGGAGGAGGCGGTGTGCGCCATCTGCCTCGATTACTTCACGGACCCCGTGTCCATCGGCTGCGGGCACAACTTCTGCCGAGTGTGTGTAACCCagttgtggggaggggaggatgaagAGGACAGGGACGAGTTAGAccgggaggaagaggaggaggacggagaggaggaggaagtggaggctgtGGGGGCCGGTGGGGGGTGGGACACCCCCATGCGGGATGAAGACTATGAGGGCGACATGGAGGAGGAGGtcgaggaggaagaggagggtgtgtTCTGGACCAGTGGCATGGGCGGGTCCAACTGGGACAACATGGACTACgtgtgggaggaggaggatgaggaggaagaccTGGACTACTACTTGGGGGACATGGAGGAGGACCTgagagaggaggatgaggaggacgaggaggaagtGCTGGAGGAGGACGAGGAAGAGGAGCTAGATCCCgtcacccccctgccccctcctccagtccCTCGGAGGTGCTTCACTTGCCCCCAGTGCCGCAAAAGCTTTCCCAGGCGGAGCTTCCGCCCCAACCTGCAGCTGGCCAACATGGTCCAGGTGATTCGCCAAATGCACCCAACCCCTGGTCGAGGGAGCCGTGGGCACGAGCAGGGCATTTGTCCCAAACACCAAGAAGCCCTGAAGCTCTTCTGCGAGGTGGATGAAGAGGCCATCTGTGTGGTGTGCCGAGAATCCAGGAGCCACAAACAGCACAGCGTGGTGCCATTGGAGGAGGTGGTGCAGGAGTACAAG gccAAACTGCAGGGGCATGTGGAACCGCTGAGGAAGCACTTGGAGGCTGTGCAGAAGATGAAGGCCAAGGAGGAGAGGCGGGTGACAGAGTTGAAG GTGGTATCCACCATCCCCTTTGCATCATCCCAGAGCCAGATGAAGTCAGAACTGGCAGCTGTGGCCTCAGAATTTGGGCGGCTGACACGGTTTCTGGCCGAAGAGCAGGCAGGGCTAGAGCGGCGCCTCCGAGAGATGCACGAAGCTCAGCTGGGGCGCGCGGGAGCAGTGGCCAGCCGCCTCTCCGAGCAGGCTGCCCAGCTGAGCCGCCTGCTGTCTGAGGCCCAAGAGCGGAGCCAGCAGGGGGGCCTGCGGCTGCTCCAG GACATCAAGGAGACTTTCAATAG GTGTGAAGAGGTACAGCTGCAACCCCCAGAGGTCTGGTCCCCTGACCCGTGTCAACCCCATAGCCATGACTTCCTGACAGATGCCATCGTGAGGAAAATGAGCCGGATGTTCTGTCAGGCTGCCCGAG TGGACCTGACGCTGGACCCTGACACGGCTCACCCGGCCCTGATGCTGTCCCCCGACCGCCGGGGGGTCCGCCTGGCAGAGCGGCGGCAGGAGGTTGCTGACCATTCCAAGCGCTTCTCGGCAGACTGCTGtgtgctgggggcccagggcttCCGCTCTGGCCGGCACTACTGGGAGGTAGAGGTGGGCGGGCGGCGGGGCTGGGCGGTGGGCGCTGCCCGTGAATCGACCCATCATAAGGAGAAGGTGGGCTCTGGGGGGTCCACTGTGGGCAGCGGGGATGCCAGCTCCTCCTCTCGCCATCACCATCGCCGCCGCCGGCTCCACCTGccccagcagcccctgctccAGCGGGAAGTGTGGTGTGTGGGCACCAATGGCAAACGCTACCAGGCACAGAGCTCAACGGAGCAGACACTGCTGAGCCCAAGTGAGAAACCGCGGCGCTTTGGCGTGTACCTGGACTATGAGGCTGGGCGCCTGGGCTTCTACAATGCGGAGACTCTGGCTCACGTGCACACCTT